A region of the Deltaproteobacteria bacterium genome:
GCCGGCCAATCATCGGCTTGAACCGCCCGACAAAACAGCACGCCGAACGAAAAAACCAACCACCGCAGCAGTAAATGAGTTCTCGGTTTCATCATGACCGTCCTGGCATCGGATTAGCGCCCGTAGCTCGCAACGCCGCCGCCTCACGATCATAAACCAGATACGCGATTAGCATCGCCGGCGCCAGCCAAAAATACCACAGCTCGTCGGCGAGAAACATTCTCAGCACAGCGTGAGCGAGATTGATGCCGAGATAAAGCAATGCTGCGCCGGAGCGATACCACGGCAAACGCCGGCGCGCCAGCCAACTAGCGCCTTGAATCAGCGCCGGCAATAAAATTACCTGATCGTAAGTCCAGACGAAAAAGTTAGTCGTCACCGAGACTAAAAGAATCATCGGCAAGCGCTCCGACCAGCGCCAGCTTCGTTTATGCCGCCGCCAGTAAAAGAGCAGCCAGACGATCCCGACGAGCGCAGGTAAAAGCTGTAACTCACGACCGCCAAACTCGAAAAAAAAATTAACCGCATTGCCGAGCGTCGGCGCCGGCCAGTCAAAAGGCTGGGTGATACCTTCGAGGCGCTGCAGCGCAAAATATTCCGAGTAGATCTGCGCGTTGAACAGCAGCGGAATCGCGGCGGCGCCAATCCCCGCCGCCACGGCGCCAAGCACGACGCGCCATTGTTTGCGTTGCCAGAGCCAGAGCACGAGCACAATCCAAAACAAAAAGACCAAATGCGGCTTGATCGAAAGAATCGCCAGGGCGGCGCCGAAAGCGAACCAGTTCTCCTCGCGTTCGAAATAAAGCAATGCCGTCAGGCCGAGCAAGATGAACGGCGTAATCTGCCCAAGGATCAGCGCAAAGACAATCGGCACGAAGGTCAACGCCAGCAGCCAAGGACGCCACGGCTGAACCGAAGTTTGTGGATTGTAAACGCGCCAGAGAATTTGCCCGGCAACGAGAATGCAAAGCATCTGGGCCAAGAGCCAGGCAAACTGACCGCTGCTAAAATCCAAAAAGCCGAAAGGAAATATGAACGACAATGTCCAGGGCGGATTCCACATCATGAGTGGCTCCGCACTAGCCCAGCCCGCCGCCTTTTCGACCGCGAGCAATTCCGCCGGCGAATAGGGATTGCCGCCGGCTAAAAATAATCGGCTGGCGCCCCAATACTCGACAAAATCCCTGACGCCGGTAACTGCCGGTGCGGATGCGGCGAATGCATTCAGCGCCTGGAGCAACGCCAGCGCCAAAACCACGAACGTTATTGAAGCCGAGCGGAATGTCACGAATGATCGCTTGCCACGCTACCGGTTGATATTGAATTTAGATTGCCATCGATGCCGCGGCTCTAGTGAATCTTAATGCATGAGCCGGCCGCCGTTCACATGCATCGTCTGCCCGGTGACATGCTTGGCGCCGTCGCTGGCGAGATAAGCCACCGCTTCAGCGACATCTTCGACGGCGCCGGGATGGCCGAGTGGGATGCGTTCGTTCGATTTTTCCCATTCGGCGTCGCTGTAGTGGCTGCGCACTTTGGCGGTTGCGATGCGCCCCGGAGCGACCGCATTGACGCGAATTCCGTGCGGCGCCAGTTCAAGCGCCAAAGTTCTGGTCAAACCCAAAATACCGGCTTTCGCCGCGGCGTAGGCGGAGCGATTCTCGCCACCGCTATAGGCGATGTCGGAGGAAATGTTGACGATGGCACCGGCTCTTTGCTGCTTCATCAACACCGTCACGGCGCGGCAGCAGAGAAACGTCGCGGTCAAATTAGCGTCGATGATCGTCCGCCAATGGTCGAGGGGGAAATCTTCGAACTTGTGACGAAAGAAACTACCGCCGGCGACGTTGACCAAAAGATCGATGCGTCCGTGCTTGGCGACGACCGCATCGAAACTAGTTTTGACCGCGGCTTCGTCGGATAGATTGGCGCAATGGAAATCCAGCGCGATATCGCGTTTCGCGAAATCATTGACAACATGCTTGCCCGCCTCTTGGTTCATGTCCAAGACGACAATCCGGTAGTCGTCCTTGGCGAGCCGCTCAACGACGGCTTGGCCGATGTTTCCCGCGCCTCCGGTGACGACAGCGATTTTGTTCATGATCAACTCCTCTGCGCCCATTTTAGTTTCACTATCGCACGTTCGAATTTAGCGTCAATCGTAAAGTCGATCGTAGGGGCGAAAGATTTTTCGTCCCTACCTCAATCATTCCGGCTCTTGCCAACCCCGAGAGGCTCACATAGAATTCGGCCAATTTCGCGCCCGGCGAAAAATTTTTCTTGGAGGGAACGCACCATGGCAGATAAGGCGATTGAAGTTTTGCTCAACGAGAAGAGAAGCTTTCCGCCGCCCAAGGAATTCAAAAAATCAGCCAACCTGAAAAGCGCCGCGGTGTTCAACCAGGCACGAAAAAATCCTCAGGCGTTTTGGGCCAAAGCGGCCAAGGATCTGCATTG
Encoded here:
- a CDS encoding DUF2029 domain-containing protein — its product is MTFRSASITFVVLALALLQALNAFAASAPAVTGVRDFVEYWGASRLFLAGGNPYSPAELLAVEKAAGWASAEPLMMWNPPWTLSFIFPFGFLDFSSGQFAWLLAQMLCILVAGQILWRVYNPQTSVQPWRPWLLALTFVPIVFALILGQITPFILLGLTALLYFEREENWFAFGAALAILSIKPHLVFLFWIVLVLWLWQRKQWRVVLGAVAAGIGAAAIPLLFNAQIYSEYFALQRLEGITQPFDWPAPTLGNAVNFFFEFGGRELQLLPALVGIVWLLFYWRRHKRSWRWSERLPMILLVSVTTNFFVWTYDQVILLPALIQGASWLARRRLPWYRSGAALLYLGINLAHAVLRMFLADELWYFWLAPAMLIAYLVYDREAAALRATGANPMPGRS
- a CDS encoding SDR family oxidoreductase; the encoded protein is MGAEELIMNKIAVVTGGAGNIGQAVVERLAKDDYRIVVLDMNQEAGKHVVNDFAKRDIALDFHCANLSDEAAVKTSFDAVVAKHGRIDLLVNVAGGSFFRHKFEDFPLDHWRTIIDANLTATFLCCRAVTVLMKQQRAGAIVNISSDIAYSGGENRSAYAAAKAGILGLTRTLALELAPHGIRVNAVAPGRIATAKVRSHYSDAEWEKSNERIPLGHPGAVEDVAEAVAYLASDGAKHVTGQTMHVNGGRLMH